The Pseudomonas fluorescens genome includes a window with the following:
- a CDS encoding phosphoglycolate phosphatase → MSGFEQLFPGSLPRLVMFDLDGTLVDSVPDLAAAVDTMLLKLGRPPAGLDSVRHWVGNGAPMLVRRALANDIDAQGVDDAEAERALALFNEAYEDNHQLTVVYPGVRSTLKWLQKQGVEMALITNKPERFVAPLLDQMKIGRYFRWIIGGDTLPQKKPDPAALFFVMKMANIPASQSLFVGDSRSDVLAAKAAGVKCVALSYGYNHGRPIAEECPALVIDDLRLLIPGCLDPAAEITLPDAVQSSSGNAIVVVTRKLWMKVMKALARWRWRT, encoded by the coding sequence ATGAGCGGTTTCGAGCAGCTGTTCCCCGGCAGCTTGCCACGTCTGGTGATGTTCGACCTCGATGGCACATTGGTCGATTCGGTCCCGGACCTCGCGGCGGCGGTGGACACGATGCTGCTCAAGCTTGGACGCCCGCCTGCCGGCCTCGATTCGGTACGCCACTGGGTCGGCAATGGCGCGCCGATGCTGGTGCGCCGGGCCCTGGCCAATGACATCGATGCCCAAGGTGTCGATGATGCCGAGGCCGAGCGGGCGCTGGCGTTGTTCAATGAAGCCTACGAAGACAATCACCAACTGACGGTGGTCTACCCCGGCGTGCGTTCCACCCTCAAGTGGCTGCAAAAGCAGGGCGTGGAAATGGCCCTGATTACCAACAAACCGGAGCGCTTCGTTGCGCCGTTGCTGGACCAGATGAAAATCGGCCGCTATTTCCGCTGGATCATTGGCGGCGATACCTTACCGCAGAAAAAGCCTGATCCGGCCGCGCTGTTTTTCGTGATGAAAATGGCCAACATCCCGGCCTCTCAATCCTTGTTCGTCGGCGACTCGCGCAGCGATGTGCTGGCGGCCAAGGCGGCAGGGGTCAAATGTGTGGCACTGAGTTACGGCTACAACCACGGCCGCCCAATCGCCGAAGAATGTCCTGCCCTGGTAATCGACGATTTGCGCCTGTTAATTCCCGGTTGCCTGGACCCGGCCGCTGAGATAACGTTGCCCGACGCTGTTCAATCCTCTTCTGGAAACGCCATCGTGGTGGTCACTCGCAAACTCTGGATGAAAGTCATGAAGGCCCTGGCCCGCTGGCGTTGGCGCACCTGA